The following nucleotide sequence is from Pseudomonas sessilinigenes.
GAGCTGTAGCCCTTGTGGGCCGGGCGTTGCCTGAGACTGGCCGGAGGCCGGAGAGGCGCCTTACAGATAAGTAATGCGCACGCGATCATTCTGACAGGGTCGGTTTTTTATCCTCGTAGCTGTCAACCGAACGAGGAGATTGTCATGAAACCACTTAACTTGAGCATTGCCGCGATGCTGTTTGCCATCTCTTCCCTGGCGTTGGCCGAAGGTGGCGGCGATCGCACTTTTGCCCGGGCCATGGAGCAAAACGAGAAGGCCATGGAGCGCTATGCGGCGAAGCAGGGCAAGGCCGCGCCAGTGGTACAGAGCTATCGCTATGGCATGAAGCTGGACATCGCCAAGGTGGTCAGCATCACCCCGCCGATCAAGTCCTGCGAGGTGGTGCCTTCGCGCATGACTTATGAGGACTCCACGGGCCAGCTCATGACCATCGAGTACCAGATCATGGGCCAGTGCCGTAACAATGGCAGTTGATCCATGGATGGCCACTGCCCGCCTGCCGCTGCGCTGGCCGGGTCCGAAGTGGTTGCCCGGCCAGCGTGCTGCCCTTCAGTCCTGGTGCGATCCGGGATGCAGGGCGACGATCATGTCGACCTCCACCGAGGCGTTTTTCGGCAACTGGTAGACCCCTATCGAGGTCCTTGTATGTACGCCGGCCTCGGCAAATACCGAGTACAGGATTTCCGATGCACCGTCGGCCACTTCGCTCTGCTGGGTGAAGTCCGCCGCGCTCTGGACGTAGACGTTGATCCGCAGGATGCGCTTGATCCGCTGCAGATCGCCGAGCATCTGCTCGAGGATCGCCAGGGCCCGCAAGGTGCAGATCTGCGCGCCATGCCGCGCCTGTTCCAGGGAGGTCTCGGCGCCCACCCGGCCCACGACCATCACGGTGTTGTCGATGCGGGGAATCTGGCCGCTGACGTAGACCTCATCGTCATTGCGTACGGCCGGTACATAGTTGCCGCCAATGCGCATTTCCCCTTCGAAACAGTGTCCGACTCGTGCCGCGGCCTGCTGGAAAAGTGCCTTGCGTGATGCGTCCATGGTCCAACTCCGTCAATCGTCATTGATTTTCCAAAGTTTGGACTATACGCGCTCTTCGAGAGCTCGAACCATTGGCCAAAGCCCTGTTTCAACGGGGGTTGCGGGGCGTTGAATTATTTTCGTCGGACAGCTTCCAACGGCTATTAAGAAATGTATTTCAGGGCCGATGTTAGGCCCAAAGCAGCTTATTTTTTCAGTCCCCCGGTACATCCCCATGTTCAATAAACGCTTGAAGCAAGAGCTGTCGACTCTTCGTGAAGAACTTTCGAGCCTTCAGCAAGTGAAGGAAAGCCTTGAAAGCGAGATGCTCGTGATCAATTTGAGCGCCGATGGAAGGATTCAATCGGTCAACCACAACTTCGCCCAGGAAATGCTCTACAAGAGCGGCGACCTGGTGGGACGTCCTCTGGAAGACATCGTCCCGGCGCACGTCAAGCACGATGAATTCCATCTGCGCTTCAAGAACACCCTGACCCGCGGCGAACACTTTGCCGGGGCGGTGCGCCTGTTGCGCGGTAATGGCCAGGAAGCCTGGTTGCGTTCGATCTCCCAGCCAGTGCGCGATTCCGAGGGACGGATCAAGTACTTCGCGATTTTCTCCAGCGACCTGACCCGTACCATCGAGGCATCCCGCGAGCACGAGAACCTGATCGGCGCCCTGGTGCGTTCCACCGCAGTGATCGAGTTCGACCTCAACGGCAACGTCCTCAGCGCCAACGAGCGTTTCCTGTCGAGCATGGGCTACAGCCTGGCGCAGATCCAAGGCAAGCATCACCGCATCTTCTGCGAGCCCGAGGAGTACAACAGCGCGGCTTACCAAGAGTTCTGGCGGCGCCTGAACGCCGGCGAGTTCATCGCTGAACGCTTCAAGCGCGTCGATGCCCATGGCCGGGTGGTCTGGCTGGAGGCCTCGTACAACCCGGTGCTGGATGCCAACAACAAGCTCTACAAGGTGGTGAAGTTCGCCACAGTGATCACCGACCAGGTGAACCAGGAGTTGGCGGTGGCCGAAGCCGCCAGCATCGCCTACAACACCTCGTTGCAGACCGACACCTGCGCCCAGCGCGGCACTACTGTGGTGACCGAAGCGGTGACCGTGATGCAGGACCTGGCCAGGCACATGCAGGACGCGGGCGACGGTATCGAAGCCTTGAGCGCGCAATCTCTGGTGATCGCCAGTATCGTCAAGACCATCAGCGGGATCGCCGAACAGACCAACCTGCTGGCGCTCAATGCCGCCATCGAGGCAGCCCGGGCCGGCGAGCAAGGGCGCGGCTTCGCGGTGGTGGCCGACGAGGTTCGGCAACTGGCCTCGCGTACCAGTAGCGCGACCGACGAGATCGTCGGCGTGGTGCGCCAGAACCAGGACATGGCGCGTACGGCGGTGGAGCTGATGGCCGAAGGCAAGCAACGCGCCGAGCAGGGCCTGGCCCTGGCGGCGGAAGCCGGTACGGTGATCGTCGAGATCCAGGACGGGGCGCAGAAAGTGGTCAGTGCGGTAGGGCAGTTCGCCAACCAGTTGTCGACCTGAGTCGCCTGTCGCCAGGGGCGCTCGTCTGCGTGGCGGGCGCTCGCCAGGTCAGCTCAGCTCAGCAACGGTGAGTGACATTCGTAGTGCAAGCGATCGAACCACTGCCCGTGCAACTGGAAGCTGCGGCGTGAATGGCCATAGCGGGAAAAGCCGGAAGCTTCGAGTACGCGTACCGAACCGATGTTCTCAGGCCGGGCATTGGCCTCGATACGGCTCAGGCGCAACTCCTCGAATGCCCGTTGCAGCACCTGGGTCACCGCGCTCTTGGCGATCCCGCGACCGGTGAAGCGGGCACCGACCCGGTAGCCCAGTTCGGCGCAGTTGAAGTACGGGCGCTGGACCCGATGCAGATTGATTCGTCCCACCAGCAAGCCACTTTCCCGGATCAGGAATTGATAGCCCCGGTCAGCCTCGGCGTCCTGTTGCGCCTGGACAATGGCCTGGGCGACGCCTTCGCTGGAGTAGTAGCTGGGGGGCCGTGCGTTGATCGAGGCTTCGAAGAAGGCGCGATTCTCTTCTTCGAACGCCAACAGGTCATTCAGGTCGTCAAGCTGTGGGGCGACGATCAGCAGGTGCGCCATGGTCCGTGTGCCTCAGTCCGTTGGGGGCGCCTTCATCTCATGACTCGCTGCCCTTGGGCAAGCCCGTCGCTCATGGTTCCAGGTGTGGCCGGACCAGTTCGGCAAACCATTCGATGAATACATTGAGCCGCCGCGAGCGATGGCGCCGGTCGGGGTACAGCGCGCAGATGTCCATCGGTGCCACTGGCAGCCCCTGCAGAACTTGCACCAGCTCGCCACGGTCCAGCAGGTGCTGCACATCGAAGCGCGGCACCTGGATCAGCCCCAGTCCCTGGCGGCAGCAGGCGATGTAGTTTTCCACGTTGTTGACGATCACCCGGCTGGGCAGGCTGAGCAGGTGCTCGCGCCCTTCGAGCTGGTATTCCCAGGGTTGCTCGCGGCCAGTGTCGGGAGAGGCGTAGCCGATCATCCACTGGCCGTTCTGCAGGTCCTGGGGAGTGTGGGGTTCGCCATGGGCGGCGAGGTAGCCAGGGCTGGCGCAATTGATCAAGGCCAGTTGCCCCAGGGGGCGGGCCACCAGGCTGCTGTCGGCCAGGCTGCCGACACGGATCGCGCAGTCCACGCCTTCCTGGACCAGGTCGATACTGCGATCGCACGCCCCCAGGGCCAGTTGCAGGCCGGGGTACTGCGCCAGCCACTGGGGCAGCGCTGGAACCACCAGGCGCCGGGCGATACGGCTGGGGACGTCGATGTTCAAGCGACCGCTGACATCCACTTGGCGATGCTGGAACAGCAGGTTGAGTTCTGCCGCGTCGGCCAGCAGGCGGCGGGCCCGTTCCAGGAGAATGGCACCGTCGGCGGTCAGTTGTACGTGGCGAGTGGTGCGGTGCAACAGGCGGGTACCCAGGCCGGTCTCCAACTGCTGTACCGCCGATGACACCGTGGCCCTGGGCAATTCCAGGACATGGGCGGCCTTGATGAAGCTGCCCATGTCGGCCACCTGGATGAATACCCGGTACTGCTCAAGTTTATCCATCGTCACAACTGTCCTGGTTCGGGGAATGCCGGTTGACTTCAGCCTGGGGCTACGTGCAGCCCGGCAGGCCAATTTACCCCTTGAGCGCCAGGATTACTTGGTGGTGTAGCCGCCGTTGATCAGTAAGGTCTGCCCGGTGATCCACCAGCCTTCGGTCACCAGATGGCGGATGAAAGGCACCACGTCCTCGATATCGGTAAGGCCGGTCTTGCTCGAGGGTGACAGCGCCGCAGCGCTCTTGTGGTAGGCCACGGCATCGGCACCTTCGGCCGGGTAGAAGAATGGCGTGTCCATCGGCCCCGGTCCCACCGCGGTCACCGAGATACCACGGGCACCGAACTCCTTGGCCGCTGCCCGGGTGAAATGCTCCACCGGAGCCTTGGAACCCCCATAGGCGGCATAGAA
It contains:
- a CDS encoding DUF2790 domain-containing protein; protein product: MKPLNLSIAAMLFAISSLALAEGGGDRTFARAMEQNEKAMERYAAKQGKAAPVVQSYRYGMKLDIAKVVSITPPIKSCEVVPSRMTYEDSTGQLMTIEYQIMGQCRNNGS
- a CDS encoding RidA family protein, giving the protein MDASRKALFQQAAARVGHCFEGEMRIGGNYVPAVRNDDEVYVSGQIPRIDNTVMVVGRVGAETSLEQARHGAQICTLRALAILEQMLGDLQRIKRILRINVYVQSAADFTQQSEVADGASEILYSVFAEAGVHTRTSIGVYQLPKNASVEVDMIVALHPGSHQD
- a CDS encoding GNAT family N-acetyltransferase translates to MAHLLIVAPQLDDLNDLLAFEEENRAFFEASINARPPSYYSSEGVAQAIVQAQQDAEADRGYQFLIRESGLLVGRINLHRVQRPYFNCAELGYRVGARFTGRGIAKSAVTQVLQRAFEELRLSRIEANARPENIGSVRVLEASGFSRYGHSRRSFQLHGQWFDRLHYECHSPLLS
- a CDS encoding LysR family transcriptional regulator, translating into MDKLEQYRVFIQVADMGSFIKAAHVLELPRATVSSAVQQLETGLGTRLLHRTTRHVQLTADGAILLERARRLLADAAELNLLFQHRQVDVSGRLNIDVPSRIARRLVVPALPQWLAQYPGLQLALGACDRSIDLVQEGVDCAIRVGSLADSSLVARPLGQLALINCASPGYLAAHGEPHTPQDLQNGQWMIGYASPDTGREQPWEYQLEGREHLLSLPSRVIVNNVENYIACCRQGLGLIQVPRFDVQHLLDRGELVQVLQGLPVAPMDICALYPDRRHRSRRLNVFIEWFAELVRPHLEP